In the genome of Acidimicrobiia bacterium, one region contains:
- a CDS encoding ABC transporter substrate-binding protein: MRRMAVILMLATFGAAIAPAAFAQEDAEVVLRIGLTQDWETLNPTAGFAVSEYEIWNVHYATLTDKAAADFAPIPGLAESWEVSNGGLTYTYKLREGLKWSDGEPLTAEDVAWNVNTGRDQEWDNMLSTVINLDAKVIDDRTVEITSSVPDPKLPNMDVYLVPKHIWEPIATDYDATVEYEALDGVGSGPFVISEFTKGQSVVMVANPNYWGWNGENPPIDKVIFQTFANPDAMVAALQQGELDAIHGFPAGSAATLEDDPNIEVVAGRQGGFDEIAINGGAVTGQPHPALLDLEVRRAISFAIDKAAVIEDLWFGLAGPLETMSPGADEAKWIPDIPVDKAFTYDPARANQILDDAGYLDTDGDGIREMPDGTNPIVLRHAVNTDGDLAGPIGELFTGWMEAIGIGVELASYDQDALFGVIVEGDYDTFFWGWVPFVDPDPMLSYFTEAELESYNDANWTDPRFEELYLEQKVELDPQRRIDIVHEMLTILHDAAVYIPMYLGPDLQAYRTDTFEGWVRQPADIGPVMFSNSSPSYSLLRPVGSGSAASSDGTNWLLIGGVVVAVALAGAVVVTRRKSSADDRE, from the coding sequence ATGAGACGTATGGCTGTCATTCTTATGTTGGCGACTTTCGGGGCCGCCATCGCCCCGGCCGCATTTGCTCAGGAGGACGCCGAAGTGGTGCTCCGGATCGGGTTGACGCAAGACTGGGAGACCCTCAATCCGACGGCTGGATTCGCGGTCAGCGAATACGAAATCTGGAACGTCCATTACGCCACGCTCACGGACAAGGCGGCAGCCGACTTTGCACCCATCCCCGGCTTGGCGGAGTCGTGGGAGGTATCCAACGGCGGCCTGACCTACACCTACAAGTTGCGCGAGGGTCTCAAATGGTCAGACGGCGAACCGCTCACGGCTGAGGACGTTGCCTGGAACGTGAACACCGGTAGGGATCAAGAGTGGGACAACATGCTGTCCACGGTCATCAACCTGGATGCGAAGGTGATTGACGATCGCACCGTCGAGATCACCTCGTCGGTGCCTGATCCGAAACTGCCGAATATGGACGTGTATCTCGTGCCAAAGCACATCTGGGAGCCGATCGCCACCGACTACGACGCCACCGTCGAGTATGAAGCGCTTGACGGCGTTGGCAGTGGTCCATTCGTCATTTCGGAATTCACCAAGGGGCAATCCGTGGTGATGGTGGCCAATCCGAACTACTGGGGCTGGAATGGCGAAAATCCTCCCATCGACAAGGTGATCTTTCAGACATTCGCCAACCCTGACGCCATGGTGGCCGCCCTCCAACAAGGAGAACTTGACGCCATACACGGATTCCCGGCCGGGTCGGCCGCGACGCTTGAGGACGACCCCAACATCGAGGTGGTCGCCGGAAGGCAAGGTGGCTTCGATGAGATCGCCATCAACGGTGGTGCCGTCACCGGGCAACCGCATCCCGCCTTGCTCGATCTCGAAGTGAGAAGGGCCATTAGCTTCGCAATCGACAAAGCAGCCGTGATTGAAGACCTCTGGTTCGGTCTGGCCGGACCTCTCGAGACCATGAGTCCCGGCGCCGATGAGGCAAAATGGATTCCTGACATTCCGGTTGACAAGGCCTTCACCTATGACCCGGCCAGGGCCAATCAAATTCTTGATGACGCCGGATATCTCGATACCGACGGTGACGGTATTAGGGAAATGCCTGACGGAACCAATCCGATCGTGCTGCGCCACGCCGTCAACACCGACGGCGATCTGGCCGGCCCGATCGGGGAGTTGTTCACCGGTTGGATGGAGGCGATCGGCATCGGAGTCGAACTGGCGTCCTACGACCAGGACGCGTTATTCGGGGTCATTGTGGAAGGCGACTATGACACGTTCTTCTGGGGATGGGTTCCGTTCGTGGACCCCGACCCGATGCTGTCGTACTTCACCGAGGCCGAGCTCGAGTCTTATAACGACGCCAACTGGACCGACCCTCGCTTTGAAGAGTTATACCTGGAGCAGAAGGTCGAACTGGACCCGCAACGGCGGATTGACATCGTCCATGAAATGCTGACGATTCTCCATGACGCCGCCGTCTACATTCCGATGTACCTCGGCCCGGACCTTCAGGCATACCGGACGGACACGTTCGAGGGCTGGGTCAGGCAGCCAGCTGACATCGGCCCGGTGATGTTCTCCAACTCGTCGCCGAGCTATTCGTTGCTTCGGCCGGTGGGTTCAGGTAGCGCCGCGTCGAGCGACGGTACCAATTGGCTGCTCATTGGTGGTGTCGTGGTTGCTGTCGCGCTTGCCGGAGCCGTGGTCGTCACGAGAAGGAAATCAAGCGCCGACGATCGAGAATAG
- a CDS encoding P1 family peptidase → MNRRARDLGVVIGDLPTGPLNAITDVPGIWVGHQTVIHDDPSVVRSGVTMIVPREGQIWSDFAYCGVAVLNGNGEMTGIPWMDESGMLGTPIGLTNTHQVGMVRDALVRHLTENDLERSFFLPVVAETDDSHLNDADTFPLTVADALGALDTAGPGPVAEGNVGGGTGMICHEFKGGIGTSSRIVEVAGEPYTVGVLVQANYGVRGDLRIDGFPVGRHLGFDVVPSAWDGEDQRESDGSIIAIVATDAPLVADQCRRLARRATVGLARAGGYGHDSSGDIFMAFATGNHLPVGERIHAIRTLHHDQMTPLMRATADAVEESIMNALCGAETMTGFQGRTAHELPLDLVEELLADWPR, encoded by the coding sequence ATGAATCGGAGAGCGCGCGACCTCGGGGTGGTTATCGGCGACCTGCCGACCGGGCCCCTCAACGCGATCACCGATGTGCCGGGGATCTGGGTGGGACACCAGACGGTAATCCACGATGATCCCTCCGTCGTTCGATCAGGTGTCACGATGATCGTTCCAAGGGAAGGCCAGATCTGGTCAGACTTCGCCTATTGCGGCGTCGCAGTGCTCAACGGCAACGGCGAGATGACCGGAATCCCGTGGATGGACGAATCGGGCATGCTCGGTACCCCGATCGGTCTGACAAACACTCATCAGGTGGGCATGGTGCGCGATGCTCTGGTCCGTCACCTCACCGAGAACGATCTTGAGAGAAGCTTTTTCCTGCCCGTTGTCGCCGAGACCGATGACAGTCATCTCAACGATGCGGATACGTTCCCGCTCACCGTCGCCGACGCCCTCGGAGCGTTGGACACTGCCGGACCCGGACCCGTCGCTGAGGGCAACGTTGGTGGGGGCACCGGAATGATTTGCCACGAATTCAAGGGCGGGATCGGAACCTCCTCGCGGATTGTCGAGGTCGCCGGTGAGCCGTACACCGTCGGGGTCCTCGTTCAGGCCAATTACGGCGTACGAGGTGACCTACGGATCGATGGTTTCCCGGTTGGTCGCCACCTCGGCTTCGATGTGGTTCCTTCGGCATGGGACGGCGAGGACCAGCGCGAAAGCGATGGGTCAATCATCGCGATTGTCGCCACCGACGCTCCACTAGTGGCCGATCAGTGCCGTCGTCTCGCCCGGCGGGCGACGGTTGGTCTGGCCAGGGCCGGGGGCTACGGGCACGACTCATCGGGCGATATCTTCATGGCCTTTGCAACTGGCAATCATCTGCCGGTCGGCGAGAGGATTCACGCCATCCGGACCTTGCACCATGATCAGATGACCCCTTTGATGAGAGCCACGGCCGATGCCGTCGAGGAATCCATTATGAATGCCCTCTGTGGGGCGGAGACCATGACCGGCTTCCAGGGAAGGACGGCGCATGAATTACCGCTCGATCTGGTCGAGGAGCTTCTGGCCGATTGGCCAAGATAG
- a CDS encoding S9 family peptidase: MGEGIGHWLGKAEHYGVPSLTRPDAPKAAHWSLEGIGAVNRPHDPVVSPDGNAVSVVFDRDTSDIWIVLLSGDSPYQLTAGRELAAFWEDDPATWSPDGRTIAYTADGFVWVVAAAGGLPKKVMEGSSPDWISDTELVVLAERDDESRLVRVSTDDPWPVALTGPGYNVSGAAVSVKHGVVVYVNYPNDDLQNSEIWVHDLRTGESQRLTDEPGMHDGSPRLSPDGLVVAFTSERSGWYEIYLVNRDGSSLGRLTSDEADFSGLDWSSDGATLAGIRTRDGVSDLVTVSTDSGQVTVLSKGGEWSWSQWANDGVVAVHESHTTPPRLVHVAGDGEIRTLLESVPASIRVAPYAGFEEVRYQSLDGTEIHGFLFRPTSVDSETAPVIVYPHGGPTSAYMDAWDGHAQYFIDKGYGWFAINFRGSTSYGRDFERANHGVWGVADTEDCLAAADYLRGLDWVDGSRLGIFGASYGSYLALASLAGDPEYRFACGVAKYGDSDIATSWAQGDRGGREDLERMMGRPADNRAAYREGSPLSRVENIQRPILVAHGEKDIRVHPDQSAQLVEELRRLGKTFEYVTYPTEGHGLLRADPQIHFYQRLERFLDWHLM; the protein is encoded by the coding sequence ATGGGCGAAGGAATCGGTCATTGGTTAGGAAAAGCTGAACATTATGGGGTTCCCAGTCTCACCCGGCCCGACGCTCCGAAAGCTGCACACTGGAGCCTCGAAGGGATCGGGGCGGTCAATCGTCCTCATGACCCGGTGGTGTCACCAGACGGCAACGCGGTGTCGGTGGTGTTTGACCGCGACACCTCCGACATCTGGATTGTCCTGCTATCGGGTGATTCTCCATATCAGTTGACGGCTGGTCGTGAACTGGCCGCCTTTTGGGAAGACGATCCGGCGACCTGGTCGCCAGATGGCCGGACCATTGCCTACACGGCCGATGGGTTCGTGTGGGTGGTCGCCGCAGCGGGTGGACTCCCAAAGAAGGTCATGGAGGGTTCATCGCCGGATTGGATAAGCGACACCGAACTGGTCGTGCTCGCCGAGCGCGACGATGAGAGTCGCTTGGTCCGGGTGAGCACCGATGACCCCTGGCCGGTCGCCTTGACCGGGCCGGGTTATAACGTGTCGGGTGCGGCGGTGTCGGTGAAGCACGGCGTGGTCGTCTATGTGAATTATCCGAACGACGACCTACAGAACAGCGAAATCTGGGTTCACGATCTGCGAACCGGGGAGTCGCAGCGTCTCACCGACGAGCCAGGGATGCATGACGGCAGTCCCCGTCTGTCCCCTGACGGCTTGGTGGTGGCGTTCACCTCGGAGCGAAGCGGTTGGTATGAGATCTATCTCGTCAATCGGGACGGTTCAAGCCTCGGTCGTCTCACTTCGGACGAGGCGGATTTCTCAGGACTGGACTGGAGTTCGGACGGGGCCACGCTGGCGGGGATTCGTACCAGAGACGGCGTCAGCGATCTGGTGACCGTTTCCACCGATTCGGGCCAGGTGACGGTTCTCAGCAAGGGTGGCGAGTGGTCCTGGTCGCAGTGGGCCAACGACGGTGTTGTGGCCGTCCACGAGAGTCACACGACCCCGCCCCGCCTGGTACACGTCGCGGGGGATGGCGAGATCCGCACCCTCCTCGAGTCCGTTCCCGCCTCGATCCGGGTGGCGCCGTATGCTGGTTTCGAAGAGGTCCGCTACCAATCCCTCGACGGGACCGAGATTCACGGGTTCCTTTTTCGTCCTACCTCAGTCGATTCCGAAACAGCTCCCGTCATCGTCTATCCGCACGGCGGACCGACCTCGGCATATATGGACGCCTGGGATGGACATGCCCAGTATTTCATCGATAAGGGATATGGCTGGTTTGCGATCAATTTTCGCGGGAGTACCAGCTACGGACGTGACTTCGAGCGGGCGAACCACGGGGTATGGGGAGTGGCGGACACGGAAGATTGTCTGGCAGCCGCTGACTACCTGCGTGGTCTCGATTGGGTGGATGGATCACGGTTGGGGATCTTCGGGGCGAGTTATGGCTCCTACCTGGCATTGGCGTCGCTGGCCGGCGACCCCGAATACCGGTTCGCATGTGGTGTCGCCAAGTATGGCGATTCCGACATCGCAACTTCTTGGGCACAGGGCGACCGCGGCGGCCGTGAAGACCTTGAACGAATGATGGGGCGCCCTGCCGACAATCGGGCTGCCTACCGGGAAGGTTCTCCTCTTTCACGAGTCGAGAACATCCAGCGTCCGATCCTGGTAGCCCACGGGGAGAAGGACATTCGGGTGCATCCCGATCAATCGGCTCAGTTGGTCGAGGAGTTACGGCGCCTCGGCAAAACGTTTGAGTACGTCACCTACCCGACTGAAGGTCATGGTCTGCTGCGGGCCGATCCACAGATTCACTTCTACCAACGACTCGAGCGTTTTCTCGATTGGCATTTGATGTGA
- a CDS encoding histone deacetylase family protein: MTVDAEVNALGCTKRVGDIWVGSMRTPVVYSPDHAAHSADTGTWVGVTIPSEEVTARIEIILSTLRSSGREIVDAVTHDDEVLKTVHDADLIEYLRGAYAAWVAWGYPDDPGQSQVTAYAFPTQRFLSPHPLRLPVSPGALAGVYAMDTMTQIGEGTFDGARAAVDVAQTAADLIVAGAPSAYAACRPPGHHAGRGFFGGSCYLNNAAVAAQTLREGGFDRVAVIDIDAHHGNGTQQIFYERSDVVYGSVHVDPAAGWFPHFVGHADETGSGDGMGANLNVPIEPGEGDVRWLAGIDTIVDFARTAGVAAVVVSLGVDAAISDPESPLQITEAGFTLAGERVASLRLPTVLVQEGGYDLTTLGVLVQATLDGFDHERGADS, translated from the coding sequence ACGGGTTGGCGATATATGGGTCGGGTCGATGAGGACCCCGGTCGTCTATTCGCCAGACCACGCGGCCCATTCGGCAGACACCGGGACCTGGGTGGGCGTGACGATCCCAAGTGAGGAAGTGACCGCCAGGATTGAAATCATTCTGTCGACGCTCCGGTCGTCCGGGCGAGAAATTGTGGACGCTGTGACGCATGATGACGAGGTTCTCAAGACGGTGCACGATGCCGACCTGATTGAGTACCTCCGTGGGGCATACGCGGCGTGGGTGGCTTGGGGATATCCAGATGATCCGGGCCAGTCGCAGGTCACTGCCTACGCGTTCCCGACGCAGCGGTTTCTTTCGCCGCATCCTCTGCGACTGCCGGTGTCACCTGGTGCCCTGGCTGGTGTTTATGCGATGGACACCATGACCCAGATCGGGGAGGGCACCTTCGACGGGGCCCGGGCGGCTGTCGACGTCGCCCAAACCGCCGCCGACCTGATTGTGGCGGGCGCCCCTTCTGCCTATGCCGCTTGCCGCCCACCAGGACACCACGCCGGCCGAGGGTTCTTCGGGGGATCCTGCTATCTCAACAATGCGGCGGTCGCTGCACAAACATTGAGGGAAGGGGGCTTTGATCGGGTGGCCGTGATCGACATCGATGCCCACCACGGCAACGGAACCCAACAGATTTTCTACGAACGCTCGGACGTGGTCTACGGCTCCGTGCACGTTGATCCAGCCGCCGGGTGGTTTCCACATTTTGTCGGCCATGCAGACGAGACCGGTTCCGGTGATGGCATGGGGGCGAATCTCAACGTTCCTATCGAGCCAGGTGAGGGTGATGTGCGCTGGTTGGCCGGAATCGATACGATCGTGGATTTTGCGCGCACTGCCGGGGTCGCCGCGGTGGTGGTTTCGCTCGGTGTAGACGCCGCCATCTCGGATCCCGAGAGTCCACTTCAGATTACCGAAGCCGGCTTCACCCTGGCTGGTGAACGGGTAGCTTCTCTCAGACTGCCAACTGTCCTTGTCCAGGAGGGTGGTTACGACCTGACGACCCTGGGAGTTCTGGTCCAGGCGACCCTGGATGGGTTCGATCACGAGAGAGGAGCCGATAGCTGA